From the Deltaproteobacteria bacterium genome, one window contains:
- a CDS encoding integron integrase, whose amino-acid sequence MRQHQHDLDQDLGRVVLPNALDRKYPNAGKEWAWQWVFPATR is encoded by the coding sequence TTGCGACAGCACCAGCATGATCTTGACCAGGACTTGGGCCGAGTCGTGTTGCCCAACGCTTTGGATCGAAAATATCCGAACGCAGGCAAAGAATGGGCATGGCAGTGGGTTTTTCCCGCAACACGAT